One Prolixibacteraceae bacterium DNA segment encodes these proteins:
- a CDS encoding DUF2147 domain-containing protein, which produces MKKLILITLCLFVSIPLWAKDITGIWQTFDEKTNKPKSDVMITIKDGILYGQIVALYNPDPNYNPLCKECEGSLHNKPIIGLTIINGLTKKKDIWVKDDGILDPESGKKYDVKLWEEDGKLQVRGYIGFFFRTQTWVRKR; this is translated from the coding sequence ATGAAAAAGTTAATACTAATCACACTTTGTCTTTTTGTATCTATCCCTCTTTGGGCAAAAGATATAACAGGTATTTGGCAAACATTTGATGAAAAAACGAATAAGCCGAAATCAGATGTTATGATCACGATCAAAGACGGGATATTGTATGGTCAGATTGTTGCTCTATACAACCCTGATCCAAACTACAACCCTCTTTGCAAAGAATGTGAGGGCTCTCTACACAATAAACCAATTATTGGACTTACCATTATTAATGGTTTAACCAAAAAGAAAGATATCTGGGTTAAAGATGATGGAATACTTGACCCTGAAAGTGGGAAAAAATATGACGTGAAACTTTGGGAAGAAGACGGTAAACTTCAAGTTAGAGGATATATTGGATTCTTCTTTAGAACCCAAACTTGGGTTCGTAAAAGATAG
- a CDS encoding haloacid dehalogenase-like hydrolase, with amino-acid sequence MNFRTRWTLLLAIIIVVLFWTNYTQDVDSESLESWNNTPLKKEILKFIQTASTSIPEEDRIAVFDLDGTLACEAPLWFEMEVAVAGLIDRLNNNPELEGKPIYEYARKLATNPADTSVHNNWVRKNANYLDSMILNAFDGKDCEWYVTYANKYLSTHKNKQYDILYKDMFYQPMLELINLLKENKFTIYIVSGSMQSLLWSICPEVLEIPRTHLIGTRQQLKPVYKNGRRPSFLFKNSKYTPHNNHSGKSINIYSRIGKIPVLAVGNTVGDFGMFHLASGSKYLNMSILINHDDSRREYSYPPYHGKAVPAWQDSLEINEWRRVDMSKEFKVLWMK; translated from the coding sequence ATGAATTTCCGTACTAGATGGACGTTGTTACTTGCCATTATTATTGTAGTCTTGTTTTGGACAAACTATACACAAGATGTTGATTCTGAATCTTTAGAATCGTGGAATAATACCCCACTTAAAAAAGAGATTTTAAAATTTATTCAGACAGCCTCTACTAGTATACCAGAAGAAGATAGAATTGCAGTTTTCGATTTAGATGGAACGCTGGCTTGTGAAGCTCCTTTGTGGTTTGAGATGGAGGTGGCAGTCGCTGGTTTAATTGATCGATTAAACAATAATCCTGAGTTAGAAGGCAAACCGATATATGAATATGCACGGAAATTAGCAACAAATCCTGCAGATACTTCTGTTCATAATAATTGGGTTCGAAAGAATGCAAATTATCTTGATTCCATGATTCTTAACGCTTTTGATGGGAAAGATTGTGAATGGTATGTTACTTATGCGAATAAGTATCTTTCAACTCATAAAAATAAACAGTACGATATTCTTTATAAGGATATGTTTTATCAACCTATGTTAGAGCTTATCAATTTACTAAAAGAAAATAAATTCACCATTTATATTGTTTCTGGTTCTATGCAAAGCTTACTTTGGAGTATTTGTCCAGAAGTCTTAGAGATTCCTAGAACACATTTAATTGGTACTAGACAACAACTAAAACCTGTCTATAAAAATGGTCGAAGACCATCATTTTTATTTAAAAATAGCAAGTATACTCCTCATAATAATCATAGTGGGAAAAGCATAAATATCTACTCCCGAATTGGTAAGATTCCTGTTTTAGCCGTTGGTAATACAGTAGGTGATTTTGGAATGTTCCATCTTGCTAGTGGAAGTAAGTACCTAAATATGTCAATTTTAATAAATCATGATGACTCTCGTAGAGAATATAGTTATCCTCCTTATCATGGTAAAGCAGTACCTGCTTGGCAAGACTCTTTAGAGATAAATGAATGGCGACGAGTAGACATGTCCAAAGAATTTAAGGTTTTATGGATGAAATGA
- the hemG gene encoding protoporphyrinogen oxidase, whose translation MDSYEIVILGAGISGMSTAAFLQSKGKKPLILEKRDKVGGVLSSKEIDGYTFDFAANSTVEKYESFFKLIQWAGIEKDLLIANRNASKKYLYRDHQIHALDGPLSYIFTKLLSFRTKLRVLKEPFIAARQSGEDESMADFVKRRFGQEFLDYTLNPLVAGVYAGDPKDLSMQAAYPNMAEMETKHGSVIMGSYHTLKENKKAYKKGKYRPSRNIMSFKRGLNQIPRGIAKKISPQLFLKSEVLEIIPIDGKYQIKYMKEGKEFSLIAEKIISTLPAYVLSSLMKDIDKNLSTELSKIYYPPVGTLNLGFHKEQIGKDLDSFGFLVPEKGNLNFLGALWSSTIFDNRAPKDHASFTLYLGGSRNREILQSDLKKWVSIATKQFSEIMEIEGEPKTKCFKLYEKAIPQYNLGYMNFKKYLDRFHETNNNFIISGNFIGGNSISDCINNAEINANKMI comes from the coding sequence ATGGATTCATATGAGATAGTGATTCTGGGCGCAGGAATCTCTGGAATGTCTACCGCTGCTTTTCTACAATCTAAAGGAAAAAAACCTCTAATTCTTGAAAAAAGAGATAAAGTAGGAGGTGTCTTATCTTCAAAAGAGATAGATGGTTATACTTTTGACTTTGCAGCAAACTCGACTGTTGAGAAATACGAGTCATTTTTTAAACTAATTCAATGGGCAGGTATTGAGAAAGATCTTCTCATAGCAAACAGAAATGCTTCAAAAAAATACCTCTATCGAGATCATCAAATACATGCTTTAGATGGTCCTTTATCATATATATTCACAAAGCTCCTCTCCTTTCGAACCAAACTACGAGTGTTAAAAGAACCATTCATTGCTGCGAGACAAAGTGGTGAGGATGAAAGTATGGCTGACTTTGTTAAACGTCGTTTTGGTCAAGAGTTTTTAGATTATACTCTAAATCCATTGGTAGCTGGAGTTTATGCTGGCGATCCTAAGGATCTGAGTATGCAAGCTGCTTACCCAAATATGGCAGAGATGGAAACAAAACACGGCTCTGTAATCATGGGCTCATATCATACACTGAAAGAAAACAAGAAGGCATACAAGAAAGGTAAATATAGACCTTCCCGTAATATTATGTCCTTTAAAAGAGGATTAAATCAAATTCCTAGAGGGATAGCAAAAAAGATCTCTCCTCAATTATTCTTAAAAAGTGAAGTACTTGAAATAATACCTATCGACGGCAAGTACCAGATTAAATACATGAAAGAAGGGAAAGAATTTTCATTGATTGCTGAGAAAATTATCTCAACACTTCCAGCTTACGTCCTTTCTTCTTTAATGAAAGATATTGATAAAAACCTCAGTACTGAGCTATCAAAAATTTATTATCCTCCTGTTGGGACACTAAACCTTGGTTTTCATAAGGAGCAGATTGGTAAAGATCTTGATAGTTTTGGTTTTCTTGTACCTGAGAAGGGAAACCTTAATTTCTTGGGCGCACTTTGGAGTAGTACAATATTTGATAACAGAGCGCCTAAAGACCATGCATCTTTCACTCTGTATCTTGGAGGTAGTAGAAATAGAGAGATACTACAAAGCGATTTAAAAAAGTGGGTATCTATTGCTACAAAACAATTTTCTGAAATAATGGAAATTGAAGGAGAACCGAAAACAAAATGCTTTAAGTTGTATGAAAAGGCAATTCCTCAATACAATCTAGGTTATATGAATTTCAAGAAATATCTAGACAGGTTTCATGAAACAAATAATAATTTTATCATTTCTGGAAATTTCATCGGAGGCAATAGTATTTCTGATTGCATAAATAATGCAGAGATCAATGCAAACAAAATGATATAG
- the zupT gene encoding zinc transporter ZupT: MELNSNFMTAFLLTLFAGLSTGIGSLIAFVSKQTNTKLLSIALGFSAGVMIYVSFMEILPEGIHSLENHFDEKLGNLYGVIAFFSGIAIIAIIDKLIPSFENPHEVKKIEEMDDASKAKDFRKLYRMGIMTALAVGLHNFPEGMATFISALNDPSLGMAIAIAIAIHNIPEGIAVSVPIYYATKSRSKAFWLSFLSGLAEPIGALLGYLIIIPMVTPDNLEVVMGVILSAIAGVMVFISLDELLPTAEEYGEHHLSIYGLVAGMGVMAVSLLLF; encoded by the coding sequence ATGGAACTGAATAGTAATTTTATGACGGCATTCCTGTTAACGCTTTTTGCCGGATTGTCTACTGGTATTGGAAGTTTAATAGCTTTTGTGTCTAAGCAAACGAATACAAAGTTATTGTCTATTGCTTTAGGATTTTCAGCAGGTGTAATGATTTATGTTTCATTTATGGAGATTTTGCCTGAAGGAATACATTCTTTGGAAAACCATTTTGACGAGAAACTAGGTAATCTTTATGGTGTGATTGCCTTTTTTAGTGGAATTGCTATTATTGCGATCATTGATAAGCTTATACCTAGTTTTGAAAATCCACATGAGGTTAAGAAAATTGAAGAGATGGATGATGCTTCCAAGGCAAAGGATTTTCGCAAGCTGTATCGAATGGGGATTATGACTGCCTTGGCTGTAGGATTGCATAATTTTCCTGAAGGAATGGCTACGTTCATTTCTGCATTGAATGATCCCTCTTTAGGGATGGCGATTGCTATAGCGATTGCAATTCACAATATACCTGAGGGAATAGCAGTTAGTGTTCCAATATATTATGCGACAAAAAGCCGTAGTAAGGCATTCTGGTTGTCTTTCTTGTCTGGCCTTGCTGAACCTATAGGTGCTTTACTTGGTTATTTGATTATTATTCCAATGGTGACCCCTGATAACCTTGAGGTTGTGATGGGTGTTATTTTGAGTGCTATTGCTGGAGTAATGGTATTTATTTCTCTCGACGAGTTACTTCCTACTGCAGAGGAGTATGGAGAACATCACCTTTCAATATATGGGTTGGTTGCAGGAATGGGAGTAATGGCGGTGAGCTTATTACTTTTCTAG